A section of the Halopiger aswanensis genome encodes:
- a CDS encoding Mrp/NBP35 family ATP-binding protein, with the protein MDEAAVRDRLRTVEDPELGDDIVSLGLVNDITVDGDEVSVDLALGAPYSPTESDIAAEAREVLIEAGLEPDLSASVPDRDDLSSDEQVLPGVKNVIAVASGKGGVGKSTVAVNLAAGLSQLGARVGLFDADVYGPNVPRMVDADEPPMATEDETLMPPEKYGIKLMSMAFLTGEDDPVIWRGPMVHKVITQLTEDVEWGHLDYLVVDLPPGTGDTQLTMLQTMPVTGAVIVTTPQDVALDDARKGLEMFAQHDTVVLGIAENMSSFACPDCGGQHDIFGSGGGKEFADEHDMPFLGSIPLDPSVREGGDSGKPTVLDDDSEVGESFRTITENVANNTGIVHRRSVSQSQRAASRSDD; encoded by the coding sequence ATGGACGAAGCCGCCGTTCGCGACCGCCTCCGGACGGTCGAGGATCCGGAACTCGGCGACGACATCGTTTCGCTCGGACTCGTGAACGACATCACCGTCGACGGCGACGAGGTGAGCGTCGACCTCGCACTCGGCGCGCCCTACTCGCCAACCGAATCGGACATCGCGGCCGAAGCCCGCGAGGTGCTCATCGAGGCGGGCCTCGAGCCCGACCTCTCGGCCAGCGTGCCCGACCGGGACGACCTCTCGAGCGACGAGCAGGTGCTCCCGGGCGTCAAGAACGTGATCGCCGTCGCCTCGGGGAAGGGCGGCGTCGGGAAGTCGACCGTCGCGGTCAACCTCGCGGCCGGCCTCTCGCAACTCGGCGCGCGCGTCGGGCTGTTCGACGCCGACGTCTACGGGCCGAACGTGCCCCGGATGGTCGACGCCGACGAGCCGCCGATGGCCACCGAGGACGAGACGCTGATGCCCCCCGAGAAGTACGGGATCAAGCTGATGAGCATGGCATTCCTCACCGGCGAGGACGACCCCGTCATCTGGCGCGGTCCGATGGTCCACAAGGTCATTACGCAGCTCACGGAGGACGTCGAGTGGGGCCACCTCGACTACCTCGTCGTCGACCTCCCGCCGGGGACCGGCGACACCCAGTTGACGATGCTCCAGACGATGCCCGTCACCGGCGCGGTCATCGTGACGACGCCCCAGGACGTCGCGCTCGACGACGCGCGCAAGGGCCTCGAGATGTTCGCCCAGCACGACACGGTCGTGCTCGGCATCGCCGAGAACATGTCCTCGTTCGCCTGTCCCGACTGCGGCGGCCAACACGACATCTTCGGCTCCGGCGGCGGGAAGGAGTTCGCCGACGAACACGACATGCCGTTCCTCGGCTCGATCCCGCTCGACCCGAGCGTTCGCGAGGGCGGCGACAGCGGCAAACCGACCGTCCTCGACGACGACAGCGAGGTCGGCGAGTCGTTCCGGACGATCACCGAGAACGTGGCGAACAACACGGGGATCGTCCACCGGCGCAGCGTCTCCCAATCGCAGCGGGCGGCGTCTCGGAGCGATGACTGA
- a CDS encoding helix-hairpin-helix domain-containing protein: MTNATTPIEATFELQRQSIKQSQQLFERGLEMQENATETVLRNGIAAQRSAQRQGTELARQLFDAQLEAFETAMDEDGYDVRSTIDQQFEDNAAQTQELLNEGFEQSADLFRHLLNAQLDAIESTLEGDGQDVRAAVDEQFDEFERTQDEAWNEFESEFLEAFDDLTEQQQTVVAESIESVLETHRETEQQVVEGAQLAEEATENVQQQTEQATETIQQQSEQVAATVQTAQQGTEDAVETTQEGAQDLVGEAAEAAEDTASDTTDAIETAAEGGTEVVEESLQSIEGVGQVYADRLAEAGIETITDLAEADAHTVASTAEISEENAEEWIDAAQTQG, translated from the coding sequence ATGACTAACGCAACCACGCCCATCGAAGCCACGTTCGAACTGCAGCGCCAGTCGATCAAACAGAGCCAGCAGCTGTTCGAGCGCGGACTCGAGATGCAGGAGAACGCGACCGAGACGGTCCTCCGGAACGGAATCGCGGCGCAGCGAAGCGCCCAGCGCCAGGGGACCGAACTCGCCCGCCAACTCTTCGACGCCCAGCTCGAGGCGTTCGAGACGGCGATGGACGAGGACGGATACGACGTCCGTTCGACGATCGATCAGCAGTTCGAGGACAACGCGGCCCAGACGCAGGAACTGCTGAACGAGGGATTCGAACAGAGCGCCGACCTGTTTCGACACCTGCTGAACGCGCAGCTCGACGCGATCGAGTCGACGCTCGAGGGAGACGGACAGGACGTGCGAGCGGCCGTCGACGAGCAGTTCGACGAGTTCGAACGCACGCAGGACGAAGCCTGGAACGAGTTCGAGTCGGAGTTCCTCGAGGCGTTCGACGACCTGACCGAGCAACAGCAAACGGTCGTCGCCGAGTCGATCGAGTCGGTTCTCGAAACCCACCGGGAGACCGAGCAGCAGGTAGTCGAGGGCGCTCAGCTCGCGGAGGAGGCCACCGAGAACGTCCAGCAGCAGACCGAGCAGGCTACCGAAACCATCCAGCAGCAGTCCGAACAGGTCGCCGCGACCGTGCAGACGGCCCAGCAGGGGACCGAAGACGCCGTCGAAACAACCCAGGAGGGTGCTCAGGACCTCGTCGGTGAAGCGGCCGAAGCGGCCGAGGACACGGCGTCGGACACGACCGACGCGATCGAAACCGCGGCCGAAGGCGGGACCGAAGTCGTCGAAGAGAGCCTGCAGTCGATCGAAGGCGTCGGCCAGGTGTACGCCGACCGCCTCGCCGAGGCGGGTATCGAAACGATCACCGACCTCGCGGAGGCGGACGCACACACCGTCGCTAGCACCGCGGAAATCTCGGAAGAGAACGCCGAGGAGTGGATCGACGCGGCGCAGACGCAGGGGTAA
- a CDS encoding uracil-DNA glycosylase produces MDEQCRNCPALCETRTQVVHGYGDVGADFLFVGEQPTPTADEIGIPLVARRSDADGADDPDADGTDLRRILERLALCDATSPSDEPGLENVYCTNLTRCREPERPPTDEEIGNCEPYLNAEIRMINPEILIPVGERALAELGKEYTTTPVEDLELPDAHATTIRGRGFELVPMIAPSEQTDAQTQAWVEHFAELMASDYRQTKGRQGR; encoded by the coding sequence ATGGACGAGCAGTGTCGGAACTGTCCCGCGCTCTGCGAGACGCGCACGCAGGTCGTCCACGGCTACGGCGACGTCGGCGCGGACTTTCTGTTCGTCGGCGAGCAGCCGACGCCGACGGCCGACGAGATCGGGATTCCGCTCGTCGCCCGTCGCAGCGACGCGGACGGCGCCGACGACCCCGACGCCGACGGCACCGACCTCCGGCGCATCCTCGAGCGCCTCGCTCTCTGCGACGCGACCTCGCCGAGCGACGAGCCGGGACTCGAGAACGTCTACTGTACGAACCTCACCCGCTGTCGCGAGCCCGAGCGGCCGCCGACCGACGAGGAGATCGGCAACTGCGAGCCCTACCTCAACGCCGAGATCCGGATGATCAACCCCGAAATTCTGATTCCGGTCGGCGAGCGCGCGCTCGCGGAACTGGGCAAGGAGTACACGACGACGCCGGTCGAGGACCTCGAACTGCCGGACGCCCACGCGACGACGATCCGCGGCCGCGGGTTCGAACTCGTTCCCATGATCGCCCCGTCGGAGCAGACCGACGCACAGACCCAGGCGTGGGTCGAACACTTCGCGGAGCTAATGGCGTCGGACTACCGCCAGACGAAGGGGCGGCAGGGTCGGTAA